In a genomic window of Salegentibacter salegens:
- a CDS encoding NAD-dependent epimerase/dehydratase family protein: MMMKTVGIIGGSGFIGSYITRKFLEEGYEVKVSVTNIHKSEKYQHLFDLQNSENLNIRAFKLEDLDPLKDFIKDCDIVIHSGTPFQLDVKDPQAELFDPTIKGTQNFLEAISEASNIEKVVFIASVAAWNTNFPMPAGGKSFTDTFDEKEDRYTSEDSHPYSQAKFIANQVVEEFIANNPELPFEICSVSPVMVMGKSLSNREDSTSNGLQFLIKNKIAPDDFIQRLYDNNVPFAVVDVEDVANATYQAATKKGLHCKDYLLTSETYKVWDIHQMLNHKEPKEKAQIVYKNDLAKTDLGIQFRPVRETLRGYSK, from the coding sequence ATGATGATGAAAACGGTAGGAATTATAGGCGGTTCGGGCTTTATTGGAAGCTACATAACCAGGAAATTTTTGGAAGAAGGCTACGAGGTAAAAGTCTCGGTCACCAATATTCATAAAAGCGAAAAATATCAGCATCTTTTTGATCTTCAAAATTCAGAAAACCTCAACATCAGGGCATTCAAGCTGGAAGATCTGGATCCTTTAAAAGATTTTATAAAGGATTGTGACATCGTAATCCACAGTGGAACCCCGTTTCAACTGGATGTTAAAGACCCACAGGCTGAACTTTTTGATCCCACCATAAAAGGAACCCAAAATTTTCTCGAAGCCATAAGCGAGGCTTCGAATATTGAAAAAGTGGTTTTTATCGCTTCGGTTGCAGCCTGGAATACCAATTTCCCTATGCCTGCGGGTGGCAAAAGTTTCACCGATACTTTTGATGAAAAAGAGGACAGGTACACCAGTGAAGATAGTCATCCATACTCTCAAGCCAAATTTATTGCCAACCAGGTCGTAGAGGAATTTATTGCAAATAACCCGGAACTACCATTTGAAATTTGTTCTGTTTCCCCCGTCATGGTTATGGGTAAATCTTTGTCTAATAGAGAAGACTCGACCTCTAACGGCCTGCAATTTCTTATAAAAAACAAGATAGCGCCAGATGATTTTATTCAAAGGCTCTACGATAATAATGTTCCTTTTGCCGTGGTAGATGTTGAAGATGTGGCTAATGCCACGTACCAGGCGGCCACGAAAAAGGGTTTACACTGCAAGGATTACCTTTTAACGAGTGAAACCTATAAAGTATGGGATATTCATCAAATGTTGAATCATAAAGAACCCAAAGAAAAAGCACAAATCGTCTATAAAAACGATCTCGCGAAAACGGATTTAGGAATTCAGTTCAGGCCTGTAAGAGAAACCCTAAGGGGTTACTCTAAATGA
- a CDS encoding nuclear transport factor 2-like protein produces the protein MKELMSLGIAIVIFIACNQQSKRYTQQSPEIETYKQVLEDYEDRDWEAMVAHYSDTAKIMNNVTEEDGKNLTQFLAENKKDASQFSRWDFVDDESEYEMIVNDKGETWVNFWGLWEGTFKTNNKVYQIPTHITAQFVNGKIVREFGYWDVSKIIRDIQQADELSSSEERTGN, from the coding sequence ATGAAAGAATTAATGTCATTAGGAATTGCAATAGTCATATTTATAGCCTGTAACCAACAAAGCAAACGCTACACCCAGCAATCACCCGAAATAGAAACTTACAAGCAGGTACTGGAAGATTATGAAGATAGGGATTGGGAAGCAATGGTAGCACATTATAGCGACACCGCTAAAATAATGAACAACGTAACGGAAGAAGACGGGAAAAACCTGACGCAATTCTTAGCTGAAAATAAGAAAGATGCCTCTCAATTTTCTCGCTGGGATTTTGTAGACGATGAATCTGAATATGAAATGATCGTAAACGATAAAGGCGAAACCTGGGTGAACTTTTGGGGCCTTTGGGAAGGTACTTTTAAAACAAACAATAAAGTGTATCAAATTCCCACCCATATTACTGCCCAATTTGTTAACGGAAAAATTGTACGGGAATTCGGTTACTGGGATGTTTCAAAAATAATAAGGGATATCCAGCAGGCAGATGAATTAAGTTCTTCAGAAGAAAGGACAGGGAATTAG
- a CDS encoding LytR/AlgR family response regulator transcription factor — MIQPIQILIVEDEMIIAANISLQLTEMGYEVSGIIPRGEDALTHIKNNLPDIVLIDIQLKGELDGIETAHKMLKIHSNLAIIYLTANADEANFNRAKVTHPYAFISKPFKKLDLQRSIELTINQLKCNIAVEKNGTKTENSTFVLKECLFIRHQETMVKVDIKAIRYIEADRNYCRVFSTDKEYLLVTTLKDMDKKLPQRHFFRIHRSYIINLSRIDEIAGTHVVIAKKAIPMAKGMRPELLKRLQTI; from the coding sequence ATGATCCAACCTATACAAATATTAATAGTTGAGGATGAAATGATTATTGCGGCAAATATTTCGCTGCAGCTTACAGAAATGGGGTATGAAGTTTCAGGTATTATTCCCAGGGGTGAAGACGCTTTGACGCATATAAAAAATAATCTTCCCGATATTGTTTTGATTGATATTCAACTTAAAGGTGAATTGGATGGAATTGAAACTGCGCATAAAATGCTCAAAATTCATAGTAATTTGGCTATTATTTATCTTACCGCCAATGCTGATGAGGCCAATTTCAACAGGGCTAAAGTAACCCATCCTTATGCTTTTATCTCCAAACCATTTAAGAAACTAGACTTACAACGCAGTATTGAGCTTACTATAAATCAGTTAAAATGTAATATCGCGGTTGAAAAAAATGGCACTAAAACAGAAAATTCAACTTTTGTTTTAAAAGAATGCCTTTTTATACGCCACCAGGAAACTATGGTGAAAGTAGATATTAAAGCCATTAGATATATAGAAGCCGATCGCAACTACTGCCGGGTATTTTCTACCGATAAAGAATATTTGCTGGTAACAACCCTTAAGGATATGGATAAAAAACTGCCTCAAAGGCATTTTTTCAGGATACATAGATCTTACATCATCAACCTCTCCAGGATAGACGAAATAGCCGGTACCCACGTTGTAATTGCAAAAAAAGCAATTCCCATGGCTAAAGGCATGCGACCGGAGCTTTTAAAAAGACTGCAAACTATTTAA
- a CDS encoding IS256 family transposase produces the protein MTQEEIKELKEKALKQFLSGESLTGKNGAFAPMLREFMEEALEAEMSSHLSDEEKGSKAGNKRNGKGKKTLKSSQGDVTINTPQDRNSTFEPEIVAKRQRILADNLEKQIIGMYGMGNSLRDISAHIEEMYDSKISTHVLSDITDRVIPKVKEWQDRPLEPVYCILWLDAMHFKVREEGKVKHKALYNILGINKAGRKEVLGMYISESEGANFWLQVLTQLNNRGLKDILIACTDNLTGFSEAIHSVYPKTDIQLCIVHQIRNSMKYVASKDQKDFMKDLKLVYKADTKDQAESALLDLEEKWGKRYPIVIRSWNDNWDRLSAYFEYTAPIRKLIYTTNAVEAFHRQVRKVTKTKGAFTNDMALLKLVYLATRRIEKKWNAPLQNWGLVVQQLAIKFEGRLELDLATNETKN, from the coding sequence ATGACACAAGAAGAGATTAAGGAATTAAAGGAAAAAGCATTAAAACAATTTTTATCAGGAGAATCCCTAACCGGCAAAAACGGCGCTTTTGCTCCAATGCTTAGGGAGTTTATGGAAGAGGCCCTGGAAGCAGAAATGTCTTCGCACCTTTCCGATGAAGAAAAAGGCTCAAAAGCAGGTAATAAGCGTAATGGCAAAGGCAAAAAGACCCTAAAGAGCAGCCAAGGGGACGTCACCATTAACACGCCCCAGGATCGTAACAGTACCTTTGAGCCGGAGATCGTAGCGAAACGCCAGCGTATCCTGGCCGATAATTTAGAAAAGCAGATTATAGGCATGTACGGGATGGGCAATAGCCTGCGGGATATCTCAGCTCATATAGAGGAAATGTATGATTCCAAGATATCCACACACGTTCTAAGTGATATTACGGACCGGGTGATTCCCAAGGTTAAGGAATGGCAGGATCGCCCCTTGGAGCCGGTATATTGCATCCTATGGCTCGACGCGATGCACTTCAAGGTACGCGAAGAAGGCAAAGTAAAGCACAAGGCCTTGTATAATATTTTAGGAATAAATAAAGCTGGAAGAAAGGAAGTGCTGGGTATGTATATCTCGGAAAGTGAAGGGGCCAATTTTTGGCTTCAGGTGCTGACCCAATTAAACAACCGTGGCTTAAAAGATATTCTGATTGCCTGTACGGATAATCTTACGGGCTTTAGTGAAGCCATTCATTCTGTTTATCCCAAGACTGATATTCAGCTATGTATTGTCCACCAGATCCGCAATAGTATGAAGTATGTGGCCAGTAAGGATCAAAAAGATTTTATGAAAGACCTTAAACTGGTGTACAAGGCTGACACCAAAGACCAGGCTGAATCGGCTTTACTGGATCTGGAAGAAAAATGGGGCAAAAGATATCCCATAGTGATCCGTTCCTGGAATGATAACTGGGACCGATTGAGTGCTTATTTTGAATATACCGCACCCATTAGAAAACTCATATACACCACAAATGCCGTAGAGGCTTTTCACCGGCAGGTAAGAAAAGTAACCAAGACCAAAGGCGCTTTTACCAATGATATGGCACTATTGAAGCTGGTTTACCTAGCTACCAGAAGAATTGAAAAGAAATGGAACGCCCCACTGCAGAACTGGGGTTTGGTAGTTCAACAATTAGCTATTAAATTTGAAGGTCGGCTAGAGTTGGACTTAGCCACCAATGAAACGAAAAACTAA
- a CDS encoding cold-shock protein: protein MQEGTVKFFNSSKGFGFIKSSETGEDIFVHNSGLKDDIREDDKVQYNTEQGKKGLNAIDVEVID, encoded by the coding sequence ATGCAAGAAGGCACAGTAAAATTTTTCAACAGTTCAAAAGGATTCGGATTTATTAAATCATCAGAAACAGGCGAAGACATTTTCGTACATAATTCTGGTTTAAAAGATGATATTAGAGAAGATGACAAGGTACAGTATAATACTGAACAAGGAAAAAAAGGATTAAATGCTATTGACGTAGAAGTTATAGACTAA
- a CDS encoding sigma-70 family RNA polymerase sigma factor → MDTQEIWRAHSEEVYFFILKRVKDTEAASDILQNTFYNTHKNLNQIEDLIKIRSWVFQIARNEIADYFKREAKYSVRLKGEEDKGAEKYQDICCFNRFIEELPEHYKSVIKLVYIDGKTQIEAAQVLKISLANVKARIRRAKSLLKQRFNECCKYEINKNGQLTGEPDCAECFD, encoded by the coding sequence ATGGATACCCAGGAAATATGGAGAGCACATAGTGAAGAAGTATACTTTTTTATTCTTAAACGGGTAAAGGATACCGAGGCAGCAAGTGACATCTTACAGAATACCTTTTATAATACCCATAAGAACCTGAATCAAATAGAAGACCTCATCAAAATAAGATCCTGGGTTTTTCAAATTGCCAGGAATGAAATAGCCGATTATTTTAAACGGGAAGCTAAATATTCGGTCAGGTTAAAAGGTGAAGAAGATAAAGGAGCTGAGAAATATCAAGATATATGCTGTTTCAACCGATTTATTGAAGAATTGCCCGAACATTATAAATCTGTAATAAAATTGGTCTATATTGATGGAAAGACCCAAATAGAAGCTGCTCAAGTTCTAAAAATAAGTCTGGCAAATGTAAAAGCAAGGATTAGGCGCGCTAAATCGCTCTTAAAACAAAGGTTCAATGAATGCTGTAAGTATGAAATTAATAAAAATGGACAGCTGACCGGGGAACCTGATTGTGCGGAATGTTTTGATTAA
- a CDS encoding DUF6933 domain-containing protein gives MITPLYTSKKLEKHISGLMTDASIEKIETGKLGAWNVNLFYVERRKCWLATNAKTKYSVILTDIKAKDLIEINEIFESSLQIQIRFYGIAITLEKIRHLIGKLQFYPTNNDKKTIGFQNSHFYTLEYRKAENGSLKNMPVNAMSTS, from the coding sequence ATGATCACGCCTCTTTATACATCCAAAAAACTAGAAAAACATATTAGCGGATTAATGACCGATGCTAGTATTGAAAAAATAGAAACCGGAAAATTAGGTGCCTGGAATGTAAACCTTTTCTATGTAGAGCGAAGAAAGTGTTGGCTTGCAACTAATGCTAAAACGAAGTATTCTGTAATTCTTACCGATATAAAAGCAAAAGATCTCATTGAGATTAATGAAATTTTTGAGTCTTCCTTACAAATCCAAATTCGTTTCTACGGTATAGCTATTACTTTAGAAAAAATACGTCACCTAATTGGGAAACTACAGTTTTATCCCACCAATAACGATAAAAAAACCATAGGTTTTCAGAATTCTCATTTTTACACCCTGGAGTATAGAAAAGCTGAAAACGGTAGCCTGAAAAATATGCCTGTAAATGCTATGTCCACCAGTTAA
- a CDS encoding type II toxin-antitoxin system HipA family toxin, with amino-acid sequence MKIDHCPGTLAEEFSTYSRTCLKRVFDGRKVLHVLPYEAPNANLKTDKLFEDNQKRISISGVQEKFSILLEKNKLRLIKEEEQGTHILKPIPRVGKKNYEMPANEHLTMQIARQVYNIETAENALIFFENGAPAYITKRFDVSPDGSKKAKEDFATLAGKTPQTHGEHYKYEGNYLELFQLMKKFLPAYRVEIPKLFKLLLFNFLFSNGDAHLKNFAILETPFGDHRLSPAYDLLNTRIHVDDSDFALDEGLLPKSMGQTITAGQFKILAEQVELKPKQFDQIMADMMKHSEEVIQLTHASFLKEATQRNYIQDYQYRLKQLQKINS; translated from the coding sequence ATGAAAATAGATCACTGCCCAGGAACTTTAGCAGAAGAATTTAGCACTTATAGCAGAACATGTTTAAAGCGTGTTTTCGATGGACGTAAAGTCTTGCACGTGCTACCATATGAGGCGCCAAACGCTAATCTTAAAACCGATAAACTTTTTGAAGACAATCAAAAACGGATCTCTATTTCCGGGGTACAGGAAAAATTTTCGATCCTGCTGGAAAAAAATAAGTTACGTCTCATCAAGGAAGAGGAGCAAGGCACTCATATACTAAAACCGATTCCCAGAGTCGGCAAGAAGAATTATGAAATGCCAGCCAATGAGCATTTAACCATGCAGATCGCACGCCAGGTATACAATATTGAAACTGCCGAAAATGCGCTTATTTTTTTTGAAAATGGAGCTCCAGCCTATATAACGAAACGTTTTGATGTAAGCCCGGACGGTTCCAAGAAAGCAAAAGAAGATTTTGCCACCCTTGCCGGTAAAACTCCCCAGACACACGGTGAACATTATAAATACGAAGGGAATTATCTCGAATTATTTCAGTTGATGAAAAAATTCCTGCCGGCTTATCGTGTGGAAATCCCTAAATTATTTAAACTACTGCTATTCAATTTTTTGTTCTCTAACGGTGATGCCCACCTGAAAAACTTCGCCATTTTGGAAACCCCTTTTGGAGATCACCGGTTAAGCCCAGCTTATGATTTACTGAATACTCGTATCCATGTAGATGATAGCGATTTTGCTTTGGATGAAGGCTTGTTGCCAAAAAGTATGGGGCAAACCATAACTGCAGGGCAGTTTAAAATTTTGGCTGAACAGGTAGAGCTAAAGCCAAAACAATTTGATCAGATAATGGCAGATATGATGAAGCATTCGGAAGAAGTTATCCAATTAACCCATGCATCTTTTTTAAAGGAGGCTACCCAGCGAAACTATATCCAGGACTATCAATACCGGTTGAAGCAACTGCAGAAAATAAATTCGTAA
- a CDS encoding HipA N-terminal domain-containing protein, which yields MRQATICYKGKEAGILKQHDDGSFTFRYLEAWLTDSENPSISLTLPRSQPEYHAEYLFPFFYNMLPEGTNRQTVCKANRLDSDDYFGILMTTARYDTVGAITVKKNKEVK from the coding sequence ATGAGGCAAGCGACTATATGCTATAAGGGAAAGGAAGCTGGTATTTTGAAACAGCATGACGACGGCAGTTTTACTTTCCGGTATCTTGAAGCCTGGTTGACTGATTCGGAAAATCCATCTATTAGTCTAACCCTGCCAAGATCACAACCGGAATATCACGCTGAATACTTATTCCCTTTTTTCTACAATATGCTTCCGGAAGGGACAAATAGACAAACGGTATGTAAGGCTAACCGATTGGATTCTGATGATTACTTTGGAATTCTTATGACTACCGCTCGTTATGATACTGTGGGTGCAATTACTGTCAAAAAAAATAAAGAGGTTAAATGA
- a CDS encoding helix-turn-helix domain-containing protein produces MAAIQKIGQLIQQRRDNMLITQKQLAEMADIGINTLYKIETGKANPTLESLQRITDVLGMEITLQVKKV; encoded by the coding sequence ATGGCAGCGATACAAAAGATTGGTCAGCTAATTCAGCAACGCCGCGATAATATGCTGATTACCCAGAAACAATTAGCCGAGATGGCTGATATAGGGATCAATACGTTGTATAAGATCGAGACAGGCAAGGCTAATCCTACCCTGGAATCTTTACAAAGAATAACAGATGTCCTTGGAATGGAGATCACACTGCAGGTCAAAAAAGTATAG
- a CDS encoding sensor histidine kinase, with amino-acid sequence MPNNNTNTEGSISKISLEQIAREFKFVIDLMPHMVWATRPDGYHDFYNQRWYDFTGLTYEKTKDKGWSLVLHPDDYKRSWEIWQNSLDTGNPYEIEYRMRKFDGTYSWFLARAEALKDENGKILKWFGTCTDIQEQKEILEEREKTKEELRISNNELNKSFEELSRINLELDNFVYSASHDLKTPLNNLEGLIALLKPTENGKEDQGELLNLIDKTVKRFKEVVNDMTLIAQTAKGNNGMHNINFPVLLDEIENDLSHIIKSTGTIIRSEIQVKDFQYPRKEIRSILFNLISNGIKYGHPHRSPVITVRTKESSKEIILEVEDNSSGIAAEYLPDLFDKYFRINHDVEGSGLGLFIVKRMVENRGGKIEVTSKVGKGSVFSVFLKPQI; translated from the coding sequence ATGCCTAATAATAACACGAATACTGAGGGTAGTATCTCCAAAATTTCCCTTGAACAAATTGCGAGAGAATTTAAATTTGTAATAGACCTAATGCCGCATATGGTTTGGGCTACCAGGCCTGATGGCTATCATGACTTTTATAATCAACGATGGTATGACTTTACGGGTCTAACTTATGAAAAAACTAAAGATAAAGGTTGGTCACTTGTGCTTCATCCAGATGATTACAAACGTTCTTGGGAAATATGGCAAAATTCGTTGGATACGGGAAATCCTTACGAAATCGAATATAGGATGAGAAAGTTCGATGGGACTTACAGTTGGTTTCTAGCCCGAGCTGAAGCACTTAAAGATGAAAATGGAAAAATTCTGAAATGGTTTGGCACCTGTACGGATATTCAGGAGCAGAAAGAAATTCTAGAAGAACGAGAAAAAACTAAAGAAGAACTTAGAATCTCAAATAATGAGTTAAACAAATCTTTTGAAGAATTAAGTCGCATTAACCTTGAGCTGGATAACTTTGTTTATTCTGCATCTCACGACCTTAAAACTCCATTAAATAATTTGGAAGGTCTTATTGCCCTCTTAAAACCTACCGAAAATGGTAAAGAAGACCAGGGAGAGTTACTTAACTTAATTGATAAAACGGTGAAGCGTTTTAAGGAGGTCGTGAACGATATGACTTTAATTGCTCAAACAGCTAAAGGAAACAATGGAATGCATAATATAAATTTCCCTGTTTTATTAGATGAAATTGAGAATGACTTAAGTCACATAATAAAATCAACAGGAACCATTATAAGATCTGAAATACAGGTAAAAGATTTTCAGTATCCTAGAAAGGAAATCAGGAGTATTTTGTTTAACCTTATTTCTAATGGGATAAAATATGGGCACCCCCATAGGTCACCTGTTATAACGGTGCGTACAAAGGAAAGTTCTAAAGAAATAATTCTCGAAGTTGAAGATAATAGTAGCGGAATAGCGGCAGAATATCTTCCGGATTTATTCGATAAATACTTTAGAATAAACCATGATGTTGAAGGATCGGGATTAGGGCTATTTATAGTTAAACGGATGGTTGAGAACCGAGGGGGAAAAATAGAAGTGACAAGTAAAGTGGGAAAAGGTTCTGTTTTTTCGGTTTTTCTTAAACCTCAGATATAG
- a CDS encoding DUF6730 family protein — translation MKKLDEIMELMADEMEDFKAAVLELKKLSGQLAKMSIPISTEALEKNLSRFLQKQEAEKEITDEILKEIDRKLKRARIIPNYLLILFGISGIIALGSVGYFGYTSNEKVENNFEVYRTIMESQNKSYEDYFAAYPEIQEAYCEWLEDGYLGL, via the coding sequence ATGAAAAAACTAGACGAAATTATGGAACTGATGGCAGATGAAATGGAGGATTTTAAAGCTGCTGTCCTGGAGCTTAAAAAGCTTTCGGGACAACTGGCTAAGATGAGTATCCCCATTAGCACTGAAGCTTTGGAGAAGAACCTAAGCAGATTCCTGCAAAAGCAGGAAGCGGAAAAGGAAATAACAGATGAAATTCTGAAGGAAATTGATCGAAAATTAAAACGTGCCAGGATTATACCCAATTACCTGCTGATCCTTTTTGGAATTTCAGGGATTATTGCCCTGGGTTCAGTGGGTTATTTTGGATATACCTCAAATGAAAAAGTAGAAAACAATTTTGAGGTCTACCGAACGATTATGGAATCACAAAATAAGTCATACGAAGATTATTTTGCAGCATATCCGGAAATCCAGGAGGCTTATTGTGAGTGGCTAGAGGATGGATACTTGGGTTTGTAA
- a CDS encoding relaxase/mobilization nuclease domain-containing protein, translating to MIGKGHAIASTRASIDYGWNQEKEAAIVLKEHVAGDTPAEIAEEFKIIQSQNERCIRNTLSFILSPTIEDGKDLSKKNLEEIAKRFLKEMNLQNNQSIAFVHRDKAHTHVHVYTNRIGFDGKAYNDSFIGKRSQVAADNVAKELGLTRVREVQKEKLHELKGLRQGIKNINDRVLQTRPKSIDEYISKMKALKVDVIPTINKANQLQGFRIAYKGVSLKASEVDRSMSGNRLIPQISQNRSYTRLMEAPKNIMVLNKSVQLSSNLSTKIAKELIKGIVKTVRDTGIGYGY from the coding sequence ATGATAGGGAAAGGACACGCTATAGCTAGCACCAGGGCTTCTATCGACTATGGGTGGAACCAGGAGAAAGAGGCTGCAATTGTATTGAAGGAACATGTGGCAGGCGATACTCCCGCTGAAATAGCGGAGGAGTTTAAGATCATCCAGTCGCAAAATGAACGCTGCATTAGAAATACCTTGAGCTTTATCCTAAGCCCAACGATTGAAGATGGAAAAGACTTAAGCAAAAAAAACCTGGAAGAAATCGCTAAAAGGTTTTTAAAGGAAATGAACCTGCAAAACAATCAATCTATTGCTTTTGTCCACCGGGATAAGGCGCATACTCACGTTCATGTCTATACCAATAGAATAGGCTTTGATGGCAAAGCATACAATGACAGCTTTATTGGAAAACGAAGCCAGGTAGCAGCCGATAATGTGGCCAAGGAATTAGGGCTTACCAGGGTTCGGGAAGTTCAAAAGGAAAAGCTTCACGAACTAAAAGGCTTAAGACAGGGAATCAAAAATATAAATGACCGGGTACTTCAAACCAGACCAAAATCGATTGATGAGTATATCAGCAAAATGAAAGCTCTTAAAGTAGATGTGATCCCAACGATCAATAAAGCCAACCAGCTGCAAGGCTTCCGTATAGCATATAAAGGGGTAAGCCTAAAGGCCAGTGAAGTGGACCGGTCAATGAGCGGGAATAGGTTAATTCCCCAGATATCCCAAAACCGGAGTTATACACGGCTAATGGAAGCGCCAAAAAACATCATGGTCTTAAATAAATCGGTGCAGCTAAGCAGTAACCTGTCAACCAAGATAGCCAAAGAGCTGATAAAAGGAATAGTAAAAACAGTAAGAGATACTGGTATAGGATATGGATATTAA
- the mbpA gene encoding mobilization protein MbpA, which yields MKREYIQIRCSIYEKKLLQRRAVRAGISLSEYIRASAFQRNIVERITPEQLEAYKMLIQYKNNFTRIGNMFKKRDPKLARNVEDLAKEIRTHLKNFKK from the coding sequence ATGAAAAGGGAATACATCCAGATCCGTTGCTCGATCTACGAGAAGAAGCTGCTCCAAAGAAGAGCGGTCAGGGCAGGAATTTCCCTTTCAGAATATATCCGCGCTTCTGCCTTTCAAAGAAATATTGTGGAACGAATCACCCCGGAACAACTGGAAGCTTATAAAATGTTAATTCAATACAAGAATAATTTCACCCGTATTGGGAATATGTTTAAGAAGCGGGATCCAAAGCTGGCCAGGAATGTAGAAGATCTGGCTAAGGAAATCAGGACACATTTAAAAAACTTTAAAAAATGA
- a CDS encoding toprim domain-containing protein, whose protein sequence is MNLNNLSCKSARNICIVKTLAKLGHFPTRTTEKEAWFLSPLRSETQASFSVSLIKNLWFDFGLGRGGNTIDLIMLMKSWSVREVLEYLKNDLESFSFSPPKTEHLLKQAEIRILDVEFIYLQGLIDYLKSRNIPFEIGRKYCRQVWYGCKGKRFFAIGLENHKGGWELRNKYFKTSSSPKTYSLIERESKHLLITEGMFDFLSLATIDEDLVERSDCLILNSLAFLNRIKMLLPNYDKVSLYLDNDLAGKKAADSLLRLFDNITDWSNSYNGYKDLNEKLTSGKSSGK, encoded by the coding sequence ATGAACTTAAATAACTTATCGTGTAAAAGTGCCCGTAATATTTGCATCGTAAAAACGCTTGCAAAATTAGGGCACTTTCCCACCAGAACAACGGAAAAAGAAGCTTGGTTTCTGAGTCCCCTGCGGTCAGAAACGCAAGCCTCTTTTAGCGTCTCTTTAATTAAAAACTTATGGTTTGACTTTGGGTTGGGAAGAGGAGGGAATACCATAGATCTTATTATGCTTATGAAATCCTGGTCAGTAAGGGAGGTCCTGGAATATTTAAAAAATGATTTGGAGTCTTTTTCTTTTAGCCCGCCAAAAACTGAACATCTTTTAAAACAAGCAGAAATTCGAATACTGGACGTTGAATTTATTTACCTGCAGGGATTAATTGATTATTTGAAATCCCGGAATATACCTTTTGAGATCGGAAGAAAATACTGCAGGCAGGTTTGGTATGGCTGTAAAGGAAAACGGTTTTTTGCGATCGGACTTGAAAACCATAAAGGAGGTTGGGAACTGAGAAATAAATACTTTAAGACCTCCAGCAGCCCTAAAACCTATTCTCTGATTGAAAGGGAATCTAAGCATCTGTTGATTACAGAAGGGATGTTTGATTTTCTATCACTGGCAACTATTGATGAAGATCTGGTGGAGCGTTCAGATTGTCTCATTTTAAATTCCCTGGCTTTTTTGAACAGGATTAAAATGCTCCTCCCTAACTATGATAAGGTCTCACTTTATTTAGACAATGACCTCGCAGGAAAAAAAGCAGCCGATTCACTATTAAGGCTTTTTGATAATATCACCGATTGGAGCAATTCCTATAATGGATATAAAGATCTAAATGAAAAATTGACGAGCGGGAAATCCTCGGGTAAATAA